The Geoglobus acetivorans genome window below encodes:
- a CDS encoding HD domain-containing protein, whose product MPLERLIFELASLKSVPRSGWLKVGIENPESVAEHSFLSAVIAFFLGLMEYGNLDDASKCGIAALFHDSTEARTLDLHKLAKMYVDVDTEKAFDDQMDFEEARVLRDMLERYGDIVHDADKLELYVQSRIYGLRNSDAELFGRNIELKTSSGQSLYRMLENADPRWWMEFEVRG is encoded by the coding sequence ATGCCTCTTGAACGCCTGATCTTTGAACTCGCCTCGCTGAAATCTGTTCCGAGGTCCGGCTGGCTGAAAGTGGGTATAGAGAATCCTGAAAGTGTGGCTGAACATTCATTCCTGTCAGCCGTAATAGCATTCTTTCTCGGTTTGATGGAATACGGTAATCTGGATGACGCATCCAAGTGCGGTATTGCAGCACTGTTTCACGATTCAACAGAAGCAAGGACTCTCGACCTTCATAAGCTTGCGAAAATGTATGTTGATGTGGATACAGAAAAAGCGTTTGATGACCAGATGGATTTTGAGGAAGCGAGAGTGCTGAGAGATATGCTTGAAAGATATGGTGATATTGTCCATGATGCCGATAAGCTTGAACTGTATGTGCAGAGCAGAATATATGGGCTGAGAAACTCTGATGCAGAGCTTTTTGGAAGGAACATTGAGCTGAAAACGAGTTCAGGGCAATCACTTTACAGGATGCTTGAGAATGCCGATCCAAGGTGGTGGATGGAATTTGAGGTTCGTGGTTGA
- the thsB gene encoding thermosome subunit beta — protein sequence MAVLQGQPVLILKEGTQRTVGRDAQRLNIMAARVIAEAVKTTLGPRGMDKMLVDSLGDVVITNDGVTILKEMDIEHPAAKMVVEIAKTQENEVGDGTTTAVVLAGELLKKAEELLDNEIHPTIIAKGYRLAAEKAMEVLEDIAISVDPSDEETLRKIAATAITGKHAEYAINHLSGLVVQAVKKVAEQVNGKWEVDVDNIKIEKRQGGGVEDTELIDGIVIDKEVVHPGMPKRIKDAKILVLKAALEVKETETDAEIRITDPEMLQRFIEQEEKMIKDMVDAIANTGANVVFCQKGIDDLAQYYLAKAGILAVRRVKQSDIEKIAKATGAKIITDLRDLRSEDLGEAELVEEKKIGDEEMVFIRGCKNPKAVTLLVRGGTEHIVDEVERSLTDSLKVTKAAIENGKVVAGGGAPEIELALKLKEWAPSLGGREQLAAEAFASALEAIPRALAENAGLDPIDIVVEMRKAHEDGNAFAGVDVFEGKVIDMKEKGVLEPLRVKKQAISSATEVAIMILRIDDVIAAKGLDKDSDKGGDDFDSGDSSDDE from the coding sequence ATGGCTGTGCTCCAGGGTCAGCCTGTACTGATTTTGAAGGAAGGTACACAGAGGACAGTTGGGAGAGATGCGCAGAGGCTCAACATAATGGCCGCGAGGGTTATTGCCGAGGCTGTTAAGACAACCCTTGGTCCAAGAGGAATGGACAAAATGCTTGTCGACAGCCTTGGAGATGTTGTGATAACGAACGACGGTGTTACAATTCTCAAGGAAATGGACATTGAGCATCCGGCAGCGAAGATGGTAGTCGAGATTGCAAAGACCCAGGAGAACGAGGTGGGGGATGGCACAACAACCGCAGTTGTTCTTGCAGGAGAGCTGCTCAAGAAGGCTGAAGAGCTGCTTGACAACGAGATTCACCCGACGATTATCGCCAAGGGTTACAGACTTGCTGCAGAAAAGGCCATGGAGGTTCTCGAAGACATAGCCATCTCAGTTGACCCAAGTGACGAGGAGACGCTCAGAAAGATAGCAGCAACCGCAATAACAGGCAAGCACGCAGAATATGCAATTAACCATCTGAGCGGTCTTGTCGTTCAGGCTGTCAAGAAGGTAGCAGAGCAGGTGAACGGAAAGTGGGAGGTTGACGTGGACAACATCAAGATAGAGAAGAGACAGGGCGGCGGTGTCGAAGATACTGAGCTCATAGATGGCATAGTCATCGACAAGGAAGTCGTCCACCCTGGAATGCCAAAGAGGATTAAGGATGCAAAGATACTCGTGCTGAAAGCAGCCCTTGAAGTCAAGGAAACTGAAACCGACGCAGAGATCAGAATAACCGATCCAGAAATGCTCCAGAGATTCATCGAGCAGGAGGAGAAGATGATCAAAGACATGGTAGATGCAATCGCAAACACCGGAGCAAATGTTGTATTCTGCCAGAAGGGTATTGACGACCTGGCCCAGTACTACCTCGCCAAAGCAGGAATTCTGGCAGTGAGGAGAGTTAAGCAGAGCGATATTGAAAAGATTGCCAAAGCAACCGGCGCAAAAATAATCACTGACCTCAGAGACCTCAGATCAGAAGATCTCGGTGAGGCTGAACTGGTGGAGGAGAAAAAGATTGGCGACGAGGAAATGGTGTTCATCAGAGGCTGCAAGAATCCAAAGGCCGTGACACTGCTCGTGAGGGGCGGTACAGAGCACATCGTTGACGAGGTCGAGAGAAGCCTGACAGACTCCCTGAAGGTAACAAAAGCCGCTATAGAGAATGGAAAGGTCGTGGCTGGTGGTGGTGCTCCAGAGATTGAGCTTGCCCTGAAACTCAAGGAGTGGGCACCGAGTCTGGGCGGTAGAGAACAGCTTGCCGCAGAAGCGTTCGCATCAGCTCTGGAGGCCATACCAAGGGCACTGGCAGAAAACGCAGGGCTTGACCCAATAGACATTGTTGTAGAGATGAGGAAAGCCCATGAAGACGGTAATGCCTTCGCAGGCGTCGACGTCTTTGAGGGCAAGGTTATCGACATGAAGGAGAAGGGAGTCCTTGAGCCGCTCAGGGTGAAGAAGCAGGCAATAAGCTCAGCGACCGAGGTTGCAATAATGATCCTGAGAATAGACGATGTCATTGCAGCAAAGGGACTTGATAAGGACAGTGACAAGGGCGGAGACGATTTCGACAGCGGCGACTCTTCAGATGATGAATAA
- a CDS encoding biotin--[acetyl-CoA-carboxylase] ligase — translation MKIELNDRRLVIFTQLEKGASGEELAKKFGVSRTSVWKFVQKLEEAGYVLERRPKYRIVSKPDPSPFDMALALKKIPGLQNFYYFREVDSTNRFAKEVENSAVFAETQSAGRGRIGRKWESQRGGLYVSFSLNISIPVNEIPKLTLLAGVAVAKTLEDYEARIKWPNDVLINDKKVSGILSEFVGEELSARVIMGIGINVKNKIPGHLRDKAISLKEIDESVSITDIFVRLCTNLSELMKRYPSEWKSILGEWKRLSSTIGKHVVIEAGGRKYRGMAIDIDLDGGLIVRTEHGNEKIISGECFYTSY, via the coding sequence ATGAAAATTGAGCTGAACGACAGAAGACTTGTGATATTCACACAACTGGAAAAGGGCGCGAGTGGAGAGGAGCTGGCAAAAAAATTCGGCGTGAGCCGGACATCTGTGTGGAAATTCGTCCAGAAACTCGAAGAAGCAGGATACGTTCTGGAGAGGCGACCAAAGTACAGAATCGTGTCCAAGCCTGACCCGTCACCATTCGATATGGCACTTGCCCTGAAAAAAATCCCGGGGCTGCAGAACTTCTATTACTTCAGAGAGGTCGACTCCACAAACAGATTTGCAAAAGAGGTTGAAAATTCGGCAGTCTTTGCTGAAACCCAGAGCGCCGGAAGAGGAAGGATCGGCAGGAAATGGGAAAGCCAGAGGGGAGGACTGTATGTTTCATTTTCTCTCAACATCAGCATTCCAGTAAATGAAATACCAAAACTGACCCTTCTGGCAGGAGTGGCTGTTGCCAAAACACTTGAGGATTACGAAGCAAGAATAAAATGGCCAAATGATGTGCTGATAAACGATAAAAAGGTGTCAGGAATACTGAGCGAGTTCGTAGGGGAGGAGCTTTCGGCCAGAGTAATCATGGGAATAGGGATTAACGTAAAGAATAAAATACCAGGTCATCTAAGGGATAAAGCAATATCACTTAAAGAAATTGACGAAAGTGTCAGCATAACAGATATTTTTGTCAGGCTGTGCACGAATCTTTCGGAACTGATGAAAAGATATCCTTCAGAGTGGAAATCAATTCTCGGAGAATGGAAAAGGCTCAGTAGCACCATTGGAAAGCATGTGGTAATCGAAGCCGGAGGGCGAAAGTACAGGGGTATGGCCATTGACATCGACCTGGATGGGGGCCTGATTGTCAGAACAGAGCACGGGAATGAGAAGATAATTTCCGGAGAGTGCTTCTACACCAGTTACTGA
- a CDS encoding Mut7-C RNAse domain-containing protein — protein sequence MVDRMLGKLATWLRIFGYDTLYIGDFDVDDEDTFLLENFQDRILLTRDKELYERSVRRGRKVVFIDSDSVIEQIREMQEFGITAEIRMVRCSVCNTLLRKPTEREAREVMKMEGIEENLMERYELWYCENCRKLYWLGSHYRNMVKFLEGLK from the coding sequence GTGGTTGACAGGATGCTCGGAAAACTCGCCACTTGGCTCAGGATCTTTGGTTATGATACTCTTTACATCGGAGACTTTGATGTTGATGATGAGGACACGTTTCTGCTGGAAAACTTCCAGGACAGAATCCTTCTGACGAGGGACAAGGAGCTTTACGAAAGATCCGTCAGAAGGGGGAGGAAGGTCGTCTTCATTGACAGCGACAGTGTAATCGAGCAGATAAGAGAGATGCAGGAATTTGGGATAACTGCCGAGATCAGGATGGTGAGGTGCAGTGTCTGCAACACTCTCCTGAGGAAACCGACTGAACGTGAGGCAAGGGAGGTGATGAAAATGGAGGGTATAGAGGAGAACCTTATGGAAAGGTATGAACTCTGGTACTGTGAGAACTGCAGGAAGCTATACTGGCTTGGCAGCCATTACAGGAATATGGTTAAATTTCTGGAGGGTTTGAAATGA
- a CDS encoding ATP-binding cassette domain-containing protein: MLETKGVSSGYKELHILFDIDFIAEKNKITAIVGPNGSGKSTLLKTIFGFTTIYEGRVLFEGQEITHLPPHEKTKLGIAYLPQTDNVFTDLTVRENLVIAGYILDESEFRDRLELALNVFPELKGKMDRKAGMLSGGERQFLGIASALIRRAKLLMLDEPTAMLSPKFASQVFERVVSLRDDLKLTIILVEQNVLKALEIADNALMLIGGKVAFFGGAKELLEHEKFERFVVGYTL, from the coding sequence GTGCTTGAAACGAAAGGAGTTTCATCAGGTTACAAAGAACTCCACATTCTTTTTGACATAGATTTTATAGCGGAAAAGAACAAGATAACTGCAATAGTTGGTCCCAACGGGAGCGGAAAATCCACACTTCTCAAAACAATTTTCGGATTTACAACAATATACGAAGGAAGAGTGTTGTTCGAGGGACAGGAGATAACACATCTGCCACCACACGAGAAGACAAAACTCGGCATAGCCTATCTCCCCCAGACTGACAACGTGTTCACAGACCTGACGGTCAGGGAAAACCTGGTAATTGCAGGTTACATTCTCGACGAGAGTGAATTCAGAGACAGACTTGAGCTTGCACTGAATGTTTTTCCAGAGCTGAAGGGTAAAATGGACAGGAAAGCGGGAATGCTGAGCGGTGGAGAGAGACAGTTTCTGGGTATAGCTTCAGCCCTGATACGAAGAGCAAAGCTGCTCATGCTCGACGAACCCACTGCAATGCTCTCACCGAAATTCGCATCACAGGTTTTCGAAAGAGTTGTGAGTCTGAGGGATGACCTGAAGTTGACAATAATACTTGTTGAGCAGAATGTGCTGAAAGCGCTGGAAATAGCAGACAACGCACTCATGCTGATAGGTGGAAAGGTTGCGTTTTTCGGAGGGGCAAAGGAATTGCTCGAACATGAGAAATTCGAAAGGTTTGTTGTCGGATACACGCTATGA
- a CDS encoding ATP-binding cassette domain-containing protein, which yields MILQTYNLSKFFEGLRALDSVSISVPRESLTLIIGPNGSGKTTFINTVTGFYRADGGRVEFAGKDITNFPPHRIFKEGMVRTFQIPRPFKKLTVIENMLMPLENPGESLRGAILKNWVDFESDAVEKAYDILEFLNIDHLTFERAETLSGGQLRLLEIGKALMTDAKLIVMDEPLAGVAPALAHEILKKIKELCDAGKTFLIVEHRLDIILDYADKVYVMGNGRLIAEGGREVIEKPEVVEVYLGA from the coding sequence ATGATTCTCCAGACATACAACCTTTCTAAATTTTTTGAGGGTCTCAGAGCCCTCGATAGCGTAAGCATTTCTGTGCCGAGAGAATCGCTCACGCTCATTATAGGTCCTAACGGTAGCGGAAAAACGACATTTATAAACACAGTTACAGGGTTCTACAGGGCCGACGGAGGAAGAGTGGAGTTTGCTGGGAAGGACATCACAAATTTCCCACCTCACAGAATATTCAAAGAAGGCATGGTCAGGACCTTCCAGATACCGAGACCGTTCAAGAAGCTCACAGTTATAGAAAACATGCTCATGCCCCTGGAAAATCCCGGAGAAAGTCTAAGAGGAGCAATTTTAAAAAACTGGGTGGATTTTGAGAGCGATGCCGTAGAAAAAGCATATGACATACTTGAATTCCTTAACATAGACCATCTCACCTTCGAGAGAGCCGAGACGTTAAGCGGTGGACAGCTAAGACTTCTCGAGATAGGTAAGGCCCTTATGACCGATGCAAAGCTGATTGTAATGGATGAACCTCTGGCAGGAGTTGCACCAGCACTCGCTCATGAGATACTGAAAAAAATAAAAGAACTGTGTGATGCAGGAAAAACGTTCCTCATTGTGGAACACAGGCTGGACATAATCCTCGACTACGCAGACAAGGTGTATGTTATGGGCAATGGCAGGTTAATTGCAGAGGGCGGCAGAGAAGTGATAGAAAAACCGGAGGTCGTGGAGGTGTATCTGGGTGCTTGA
- a CDS encoding ABC transporter permease subunit — MSLLVNNAIIYANLLTLLAISLTITYITTSVPNFAQGSFAVFSSYFAYLMYTVFSFPTPYLSIPFSIAFGAVIGVSTYLLVLKPLIKKEASILILMIATLSWDLILFGLIGIFSESMSKLIKADASKFNFISLDFKLAGIKGILLSSTLAVVLSLALLFFLLYKTKFGVAMRASMENPSLAEIMGVNVETTRLFSWLLSGAFSGLAGALLPFLQETFQATGQMIIVSIFAASIVGGLSTIYGAILGGYLVGLSESLVTFWLSKVFGMSVLVYTKAVSLTILILTLLFIPKGLTSVNWRRYLWRWKP; from the coding sequence ATGAGTTTGCTTGTCAACAATGCAATAATCTATGCTAATCTTCTCACACTTCTGGCAATAAGCCTGACCATCACGTACATAACGACTTCCGTGCCAAACTTTGCACAGGGGAGCTTCGCAGTATTTTCGTCCTATTTTGCGTACCTCATGTACACTGTCTTCAGTTTCCCAACCCCTTATCTTTCGATTCCCTTTTCCATTGCGTTCGGTGCCGTAATCGGAGTGTCGACGTATCTGCTCGTACTCAAGCCCCTTATAAAGAAAGAAGCTTCAATTTTGATTTTGATGATCGCTACCCTTTCGTGGGATCTTATTCTATTCGGGCTGATCGGAATATTTTCCGAGTCCATGTCCAAGTTAATTAAGGCCGATGCATCGAAGTTCAATTTTATCAGCTTGGATTTCAAGCTTGCCGGAATAAAGGGGATACTCCTTTCATCGACCCTTGCAGTGGTACTCTCTCTGGCTCTTCTCTTCTTCCTTCTCTACAAGACCAAATTTGGTGTTGCCATGAGGGCGTCAATGGAGAACCCATCACTGGCTGAGATAATGGGTGTCAATGTTGAAACGACAAGATTGTTCTCCTGGTTGCTTTCAGGTGCTTTTTCAGGCCTTGCGGGTGCTTTACTGCCTTTCCTGCAGGAAACCTTCCAGGCAACCGGTCAGATGATTATCGTCTCAATATTTGCCGCAAGTATCGTTGGTGGACTTTCCACGATATATGGAGCAATTCTCGGTGGGTATCTTGTGGGTCTGTCCGAAAGTCTTGTAACATTCTGGCTGAGCAAGGTGTTCGGAATGTCCGTTCTTGTTTACACCAAAGCCGTGTCCCTTACAATTCTGATTCTCACTTTGCTCTTCATACCCAAGGGGCTAACGTCTGTTAACTGGAGGAGGTACCTATGGCGCTGGAAACCTTAA
- a CDS encoding ABC transporter permease subunit yields the protein MALETLISSILLWFGIYSIIALSLNIEYGYGGIPNFGKALAVLIGAFTAGAIVNRILISVFSVKGSTITQASGFMKSVVDEVIAANPVFGIGLLLFSLALAGLVGAVIGGLFILPSAKLESDYLAITLLAIAEIMFMIAYNNTALVGGYYGAPVPDVLAFVSGSVREWVFVGLILFFALLTYLFLERALNSPYGRLLRAMREDAVALQFSGKDIMWVRIKTLAFSSAVASMAGVLYSYYAGNVIGIVNLFARVNWTFYPFLMVLLGGISNNRGVLAGVMSFVVIWRLLDGYKHEIASLLNLPFDVNWLQYIIFGVLMIVILYYRPEGLIKEKPIETEPLKDLRSKRSEKA from the coding sequence ATGGCGCTGGAAACCTTAATAAGCTCGATACTTCTGTGGTTTGGAATATATTCGATTATAGCCTTAAGTCTGAACATTGAATATGGTTATGGGGGAATTCCCAACTTTGGAAAGGCTCTGGCGGTGCTCATCGGAGCGTTTACTGCTGGAGCGATTGTCAATCGAATTTTAATATCTGTGTTCTCTGTTAAGGGCAGTACTATAACTCAGGCCAGCGGTTTCATGAAAAGCGTGGTCGATGAGGTCATCGCAGCCAATCCTGTGTTTGGCATAGGGCTTTTGCTCTTCTCCCTGGCTCTGGCGGGGCTGGTTGGAGCGGTTATAGGTGGCCTGTTCATTCTTCCCAGCGCAAAGCTTGAAAGCGATTATCTGGCAATAACTCTCCTTGCGATAGCAGAGATAATGTTCATGATCGCATACAACAATACTGCCCTTGTCGGGGGATACTATGGTGCCCCTGTACCAGATGTTCTTGCGTTTGTCTCGGGAAGTGTGAGGGAATGGGTTTTCGTGGGGTTAATTCTCTTCTTTGCGCTGCTTACGTACCTCTTTCTAGAAAGGGCGCTCAACTCCCCTTATGGGAGATTGCTCAGAGCAATGAGAGAAGATGCAGTCGCTCTGCAGTTTTCTGGAAAGGACATAATGTGGGTGAGAATCAAAACCCTTGCATTCAGCTCTGCAGTGGCTTCAATGGCTGGTGTGCTGTATTCATACTATGCCGGAAACGTTATTGGGATTGTCAATCTATTTGCAAGGGTCAACTGGACGTTTTATCCGTTTCTCATGGTCCTTCTCGGGGGAATATCCAATAACAGAGGTGTTCTTGCAGGAGTTATGAGCTTTGTGGTTATCTGGAGACTGCTTGATGGATACAAGCATGAGATTGCATCACTACTGAATCTTCCGTTTGATGTTAACTGGCTGCAGTACATAATATTCGGTGTCCTGATGATTGTGATTCTCTACTACCGGCCTGAAGGATTGATTAAAGAAAAACCAATTGAAACGGAACCATTGAAAGATCTCAGGTCTAAACGGTCAGAGAAAGCCTGA
- a CDS encoding GNAT family N-acetyltransferase, translated as MVDVLTGYLVREMKDEEVEEIIIAEYEHFGYSVFADLSKTDYSKKVIVCEEDGEIAGFAVLYWDENSFHIGSLIVDDRYRGSGIGKALVDGAKKEAFKRGFRKIYADVSVSSSALDFYMSNGFEIEETIKHYYGISKHAFRLSLTV; from the coding sequence ATGGTAGATGTGCTTACGGGCTATCTCGTTAGAGAGATGAAAGATGAAGAGGTTGAAGAGATTATCATTGCCGAATACGAGCATTTCGGATACAGTGTTTTTGCAGATCTTTCAAAGACTGACTACAGCAAGAAAGTGATAGTATGCGAGGAAGATGGAGAAATTGCAGGATTCGCTGTTCTGTACTGGGATGAAAACAGTTTTCACATCGGGAGCCTTATTGTGGACGACAGGTACAGAGGCTCCGGAATCGGTAAGGCTCTCGTGGATGGAGCAAAAAAGGAGGCTTTCAAGCGTGGGTTCAGAAAAATTTATGCTGACGTCTCGGTAAGCAGCTCGGCGCTCGACTTCTATATGAGCAATGGATTTGAAATAGAAGAGACCATAAAGCATTACTATGGAATCTCCAAGCATGCTTTCAGGCTTTCTCTGACCGTTTAG
- a CDS encoding DUF531 family protein: protein MMVACLVNTYDKLKLHEIHLRTIARAAPLCYAYDFHLALFDFNFWKEKGELVRDVMDYTTIGEGGRYLKMLEEEGRLHLISKVPSHFGEIIATTSKPENNILSLEDIRKLKSACFLIGLGRKGLPKDLIKRARYNLDVTFRGVSLETCSAIGAILALVWVVRYGRR, encoded by the coding sequence ATGATGGTAGCATGTCTGGTTAACACGTATGATAAACTGAAGCTACATGAGATTCATCTCAGGACAATAGCAAGGGCTGCTCCGCTCTGTTATGCTTACGATTTTCACCTCGCTCTCTTTGATTTCAATTTCTGGAAGGAAAAGGGCGAGCTTGTCAGGGACGTTATGGACTACACAACCATCGGTGAGGGGGGGAGGTATCTCAAAATGCTTGAGGAAGAGGGAAGGCTGCATTTAATCAGCAAAGTCCCCTCCCATTTTGGAGAGATTATTGCAACTACTTCAAAACCGGAAAACAATATTCTGTCGCTTGAGGATATTCGGAAACTTAAATCTGCCTGTTTTCTCATCGGTCTTGGAAGAAAGGGTCTCCCAAAAGATTTAATAAAGAGAGCCAGATACAACCTTGACGTAACATTCAGAGGAGTGAGCCTTGAAACCTGCAGTGCAATCGGTGCAATACTCGCGTTAGTCTGGGTGGTGAGGTATGGAAGACGTTAG
- a CDS encoding ABC transporter substrate-binding protein, giving the protein MTLRNCVIALIVLGLMLPLAAAEEIKIGVMVDLSGPLTTYGNDIKNTLQIAKEDINNYFKEKGMDYTVEFYVEDTKVDPNVALQKIQSLNSKGIKLVIGPMRSGEVANIKDYVTSNKIIIVSPSSTALPTIIGFAKPEDKKFIFRFVGTDDLQSKAIASELRDAGVKGVVITYIGNAWGKGLYEEIKPQLEELGIEVAKVVEYPDQVPADFSPYITSLEEGVKALADKYGYDKVAVVTFSYEEVYTMLAQVPDESPLLGVVWFGCDGNALSDKTVNVKDKVTKVGTFSTLFESRGPAYDDLAVKYKEAGYGDSPYQYAMNAYDAAWVLALAYAEVVKEKGQYDPDAMAEKMPVVTEKYSNGDYGVEPVSGKIVLNEWNDRASGDYAIYYVNKEGKWETAGIWKFATQSVDWQHKPVWPEAPAKKSESTPGFEIVAGMLGIALAIGLRRRL; this is encoded by the coding sequence ATGACCTTGAGAAATTGTGTCATAGCCCTAATTGTACTGGGGCTAATGCTGCCTTTAGCGGCTGCCGAGGAGATAAAGATCGGCGTCATGGTCGATCTCTCCGGGCCACTGACGACGTATGGAAACGACATAAAAAATACTCTCCAGATTGCGAAGGAGGACATAAACAACTATTTCAAGGAAAAGGGGATGGATTACACCGTGGAGTTCTACGTTGAGGACACGAAAGTCGATCCAAACGTTGCCCTGCAGAAAATCCAGTCCCTGAACAGCAAAGGTATAAAGCTCGTAATCGGACCAATGAGAAGTGGTGAGGTTGCGAACATAAAGGATTACGTGACGTCAAACAAGATAATAATCGTCTCGCCTTCTTCAACCGCCCTGCCAACGATAATCGGTTTTGCAAAGCCTGAGGATAAGAAATTCATATTCAGGTTTGTCGGAACCGATGATCTGCAGAGCAAGGCAATAGCCAGCGAACTGAGAGATGCTGGTGTGAAGGGCGTCGTGATAACCTACATAGGCAATGCATGGGGTAAAGGACTTTATGAGGAGATAAAGCCACAGCTCGAAGAGCTCGGCATAGAAGTTGCGAAAGTTGTTGAATATCCTGACCAGGTCCCGGCAGACTTCTCACCATACATAACGAGCCTTGAAGAGGGTGTTAAGGCTCTCGCAGACAAATACGGATATGATAAGGTTGCCGTTGTGACATTCTCATACGAGGAAGTCTACACCATGCTTGCTCAGGTTCCTGACGAGTCTCCACTTCTCGGAGTTGTGTGGTTCGGGTGTGATGGAAACGCGCTCAGCGATAAGACCGTTAACGTGAAGGACAAGGTTACCAAGGTGGGGACGTTCTCAACCCTTTTCGAGTCGAGGGGTCCGGCTTATGACGATCTCGCAGTGAAATATAAGGAAGCAGGATACGGAGACTCCCCATACCAGTACGCAATGAACGCATACGATGCAGCATGGGTTCTCGCACTGGCGTATGCAGAGGTTGTCAAGGAGAAGGGGCAGTACGACCCGGACGCAATGGCTGAAAAGATGCCAGTGGTTACAGAAAAGTACAGCAACGGAGATTACGGGGTTGAGCCGGTCAGCGGAAAGATTGTGCTGAACGAGTGGAACGACAGAGCGAGCGGAGACTATGCAATATACTACGTGAACAAGGAGGGCAAGTGGGAGACTGCAGGAATCTGGAAGTTCGCAACACAGAGTGTTGACTGGCAGCACAAACCTGTCTGGCCAGAGGCACCTGCCAAGAAATCTGAATCCACACCAGGATTTGAGATTGTGGCGGGAATGCTGGGCATCGCTCTGGCTATCGGGCTGAGAAGAAGACTATGA
- a CDS encoding transcriptional regulator, giving the protein MQGLLITNVIKILDRAGYVVTDLAETKPRCFDIVARREDTVLFLKVLYNIDSFKQEMAKEMKIIAKALKASPIVIGERYKADFLERGVVYTRYGIPVINTATFYDIVVDNELPLIYSAPGGYYVKLDSEKIKKVREEKGLSAGELAMHLGISRRTVMLYEEGIDTNVENAIKLEEILGECVVKEIDIFNFVKDDEGEVAHPGYGEREEKIIQDLKEIGVDVIPVKHAPFDVISKPENEPVLTGIKQVREIDKRVDLMGRISRIISTMAAYIVEKKVKVQSDNVVIVMKEELSCVSNPKDFYNLLEEKKDNRAK; this is encoded by the coding sequence ATGCAGGGATTGCTGATAACCAACGTTATAAAAATTCTGGATCGAGCAGGATATGTCGTTACCGATTTAGCTGAAACCAAACCGAGATGTTTTGATATTGTTGCGAGGAGAGAGGATACAGTTCTATTTTTGAAAGTGTTATACAATATAGATTCCTTCAAACAGGAGATGGCCAAAGAAATGAAGATTATTGCAAAAGCACTCAAGGCAAGCCCCATAGTCATAGGAGAGAGATACAAGGCAGACTTCCTTGAGAGAGGTGTTGTGTACACGAGATACGGGATTCCGGTAATAAATACCGCAACATTTTATGATATCGTTGTGGACAACGAGCTGCCCCTCATCTATTCTGCTCCGGGAGGATATTACGTAAAGCTGGACAGTGAGAAGATAAAAAAGGTGAGAGAAGAGAAAGGCCTGTCTGCAGGCGAGCTTGCAATGCACCTCGGGATCTCAAGGAGAACAGTTATGCTGTACGAAGAGGGTATAGACACAAACGTCGAGAACGCCATCAAACTTGAAGAAATTCTCGGAGAATGTGTTGTTAAAGAGATAGATATCTTCAATTTTGTGAAAGATGACGAAGGAGAAGTTGCCCACCCCGGATACGGGGAAAGAGAAGAAAAGATAATACAAGACCTAAAGGAGATCGGAGTTGACGTGATCCCTGTAAAACACGCACCCTTTGACGTGATTTCAAAACCTGAGAACGAACCCGTACTCACAGGTATAAAGCAGGTGAGGGAAATAGACAAAAGAGTGGACCTGATGGGAAGAATCAGCAGAATCATTTCAACCATGGCTGCATACATAGTCGAAAAAAAGGTGAAAGTACAGAGTGACAACGTGGTTATAGTAATGAAGGAGGAGCTTAGCTGCGTTTCAAATCCAAAGGACTTTTACAATTTGCTTGAGGAAAAGAAAGATAATCGTGCAAAGTAA